One stretch of Oceanimonas pelagia DNA includes these proteins:
- a CDS encoding SPOR domain-containing protein, with product MTAEALPTLSSQQQLLERLLHLFRLDQELVLLSGPKGAGKSTLAGLLARHSELLTPVVLDARLLTSQAAFREALLAQWFAGAVFDPDDSLLETMSRLLPAAPGRRLLVVDNGQWLTDPQLLELAELCLGLPAEQRPFMALLGLPSWAGGVRGLLRSYPALPVVELEVPELSEEDKWQLCLYSGVEPTAALLERLHYPGDLATTVESSMRTPQYRQWLENKSIKILLTGLILLGLVALVALLLGRQESRPEVAQPFQADSLPEAPAQPLTLAVPAEPATQEPATEPGSDRLVSDWPVEPLPDEPRVNTQVAESPDDSSKERVIIEDEVVSRLLRRDGDARPAPAAEGQPRPAPTAAPVALKQQPAGHYTLQLMASRDQNALNQLVSRHRLSPAWVYSRTLNGQPWYVLVHGDFATAEQARRAIGALPAELRAAKPWPKPFGQVQKEAGP from the coding sequence GTGACGGCCGAGGCCCTGCCCACCCTGTCCTCCCAGCAGCAGTTACTGGAGCGGCTGCTGCACCTGTTCCGGCTCGACCAGGAGCTGGTACTGCTGAGTGGCCCCAAGGGCGCGGGCAAAAGCACCCTGGCCGGCCTGCTGGCCCGGCACAGCGAACTGCTGACCCCGGTGGTGCTTGATGCCCGCCTGCTCACCAGTCAGGCTGCCTTTCGCGAGGCCCTGCTGGCGCAATGGTTTGCCGGGGCGGTGTTTGATCCCGATGATTCTCTGCTTGAAACCATGTCCCGGCTGCTGCCGGCGGCGCCGGGCCGGCGCCTGCTGGTGGTGGACAATGGCCAGTGGCTGACCGATCCCCAGTTGCTGGAGCTGGCCGAGCTGTGCCTGGGGCTGCCGGCGGAGCAGCGGCCCTTTATGGCACTGCTGGGGCTGCCGTCCTGGGCTGGCGGAGTGCGCGGCCTGCTGCGCAGCTACCCGGCGTTGCCGGTGGTGGAGCTTGAAGTTCCCGAGCTGAGCGAGGAAGATAAGTGGCAACTGTGCCTTTATTCCGGGGTGGAGCCGACCGCAGCGCTGCTGGAACGGCTGCATTACCCGGGCGATCTGGCGACCACGGTGGAGTCGAGCATGAGAACCCCGCAATACCGGCAATGGCTTGAAAACAAATCGATCAAGATCCTGCTCACCGGGCTGATCCTGCTGGGGCTGGTGGCACTGGTCGCGCTGCTGCTGGGCAGGCAGGAGTCCAGGCCCGAGGTGGCGCAGCCGTTCCAGGCCGACTCCCTGCCCGAGGCCCCGGCCCAGCCCCTGACCCTGGCGGTGCCCGCGGAGCCGGCAACACAGGAGCCTGCTACCGAGCCAGGCTCCGACCGGCTGGTGAGCGACTGGCCGGTGGAGCCCCTGCCCGATGAACCCCGGGTGAATACTCAGGTGGCGGAGTCTCCCGACGACAGCAGCAAGGAGCGGGTGATCATCGAAGATGAGGTGGTCAGCCGGTTGTTGCGTCGTGACGGCGATGCCCGGCCCGCGCCTGCCGCCGAGGGGCAGCCCCGGCCGGCGCCGACGGCTGCGCCGGTAGCGCTGAAACAGCAACCGGCGGGGCACTATACCCTGCAACTGATGGCCAGCCGGGACCAGAATGCCCTGAACCAACTGGTGTCCCGTCACCGGCTTTCTCCCGCCTGGGTCTATTCCCGCACCCTTAACGGCCAGCCCTGGTATGTGCTGGTGCATGGTGATTTTGCCACCGCCGAGCAGGCGCGACGGGCCATTGGCGCGCTGCCCGCCGAGCTGCGTGCCGCCAAGCCCTGGCCCAAACCCTTTGGCCAGGTGCAAAAAGAAGCCGGCCCGTAG
- a CDS encoding Dam family site-specific DNA-(adenine-N6)-methyltransferase — MTKTRAFLKWAGGKYGLVDNINRRLPAGRTLVEPFVGAGSVFLNSNFDAYVLADINADLINLYQLLKTRPDAFVREAAGLFTAANNEKTVYYGLRAEFNQETESFRRALLFLYLNRHGYNGLCRYNRKGGFNVPFGAYKKPYFPEKELWFFAEKAQKATFVCQGYDQVFASAEPDQVFYCDPPYAPLSSTASFTTYAANGFTLDDQAILARLARETAARGVPVLISNHDIPLTRELYRDASLDVVAVKRTISRHGHNRQKVNELLALFAPKAGEE; from the coding sequence ATGACGAAAACCCGCGCCTTTCTGAAATGGGCCGGTGGCAAATATGGGCTGGTGGACAACATCAACCGCCGCCTGCCCGCAGGGCGCACCCTGGTCGAGCCCTTTGTGGGGGCCGGCTCGGTGTTTCTGAATTCGAATTTCGATGCCTATGTGCTGGCGGACATCAACGCCGATCTGATCAACCTCTACCAGTTGCTGAAAACCCGCCCCGATGCCTTTGTGCGTGAGGCGGCGGGGCTGTTCACCGCGGCCAATAACGAAAAGACCGTGTATTACGGTCTGCGCGCCGAGTTCAATCAGGAAACGGAGTCGTTCCGCCGGGCCCTGCTGTTTTTGTATCTGAATCGTCACGGCTACAATGGCCTGTGTCGCTACAATCGCAAGGGTGGCTTCAACGTGCCCTTTGGCGCCTACAAAAAGCCTTATTTTCCCGAAAAAGAGCTGTGGTTTTTCGCCGAAAAGGCGCAAAAGGCGACCTTTGTCTGCCAGGGGTACGATCAGGTGTTTGCCAGCGCCGAGCCGGATCAGGTGTTCTACTGTGATCCGCCCTATGCCCCCCTGTCGAGTACCGCCAGCTTTACCACCTATGCCGCCAACGGCTTTACCCTGGATGACCAGGCCATACTGGCGCGGCTGGCCCGGGAAACCGCCGCGCGGGGCGTGCCGGTGCTGATCAGCAATCACGATATTCCTCTTACCCGGGAGCTGTACCGGGACGCCAGCCTCGACGTGGTGGCGGTCAAGCGCACCATCAGCCGTCACGGCCACAATCGCCAGAAGGTGAACGAGCTGCTGGCGCTGTTCGCTCCGAAGGCCGGTGAGGAGTGA
- a CDS encoding IS3 family transposase (programmed frameshift), whose product MKYKPHRRFSDAFKREAVEASLSTTETQAQLAGRLGIHPNQLSRWRREWSMTKKSSDKAVENTGPEKSLQELEREVARLKKQLERKELENEILKKAQGVLRQARQVRFAFIEAHRSQRWRVSIMCEVLDVSRAGYYRWRTRQHSPGARAIERRTLNTFLLERARQLKNVPGYRKLWLEARDAGFCCGKNQVQRLLRDAGYRSCTAPKAGYQKPTSSLPVLPNLLNRQFSVGSANRVWVSDITQIRCSEGWLYIAAVLDLGTRRVVGRAMGAINSAQLVLEALEQAWQHQRPDGKQLLFHSDQGSQYRNGEVMRWLNTRGITISMSRRGNCWDNACSESFFALLKKEWTRPLGVLGRDEMADEVRYYTDEYYPKVRRHMALGGMTPDAYAAAA is encoded by the exons ATGAAATACAAACCCCACCGTCGCTTTAGCGATGCATTCAAACGTGAGGCCGTCGAGGCCTCGCTCTCCACCACAGAGACACAAGCTCAGCTTGCTGGCAGACTTGGGATCCATCCTAACCAATTGAGTCGCTGGCGTAGAGAGTGGAGCATGACCAAGAAATCATCCGACAAAGCCGTTGAAAACACCGGACCAGAAAAAAGCCTGCAGGAGCTGGAGCGCGAGGTAGCTCGGCTGAAGAAGCAGCTTGAGCGGAAAGAGCTGGAGAACGAAATCCTAAAAAAGGCGCAAG GAGTACTTCGCCAAGCACGGCAAGTAAGGTTTGCCTTTATCGAGGCCCACCGAAGTCAACGCTGGCGGGTCTCGATAATGTGTGAAGTACTCGACGTGTCACGAGCGGGATATTATCGCTGGCGAACACGTCAACACTCTCCGGGGGCGCGTGCCATCGAGCGACGGACGCTGAACACCTTCCTGCTCGAGCGAGCCAGGCAACTGAAGAATGTGCCGGGTTATCGCAAGCTGTGGCTGGAAGCACGGGATGCCGGGTTCTGCTGCGGCAAGAACCAGGTTCAGCGCTTGCTGAGAGACGCTGGTTATCGTTCATGCACGGCTCCTAAAGCAGGATATCAAAAGCCAACATCGTCCTTGCCTGTGTTACCGAATCTGTTGAATCGCCAGTTCTCGGTGGGTTCAGCGAACCGAGTTTGGGTATCAGATATCACCCAAATCCGGTGCAGTGAAGGCTGGCTCTACATCGCAGCAGTCCTAGACCTGGGCACACGCCGCGTGGTGGGCCGAGCCATGGGTGCCATCAATAGCGCCCAACTGGTGCTGGAGGCCCTTGAGCAGGCATGGCAACATCAGCGGCCAGATGGGAAACAGCTGTTGTTCCACTCGGACCAAGGGAGTCAGTATCGCAACGGAGAGGTGATGAGATGGCTGAATACACGGGGAATCACCATCAGCATGTCACGCCGAGGTAACTGCTGGGATAACGCCTGTTCGGAAAGCTTCTTCGCGCTACTCAAGAAGGAGTGGACTCGCCCTCTGGGCGTGCTCGGAAGAGACGAAATGGCAGATGAAGTCCGGTATTATACAGACGAGTATTACCCGAAAGTGCGGCGCCACATGGCGCTGGGAGGGATGACTCCCGATGCCTACGCAGCTGCCGCTTAA
- a CDS encoding DUF2970 domain-containing protein, whose amino-acid sequence MNWKHRLQAVLAAMFGVQSERNRRAQFSGSPWPYVILGAILILLFVLALLGIVRLVLGGEG is encoded by the coding sequence ATGAACTGGAAACACAGACTGCAGGCGGTGCTGGCGGCGATGTTCGGGGTGCAGTCGGAGCGCAACCGCCGGGCCCAGTTCAGCGGCAGCCCCTGGCCCTATGTGATCCTGGGGGCGATACTGATCCTGCTGTTTGTGCTGGCGCTGCTGGGCATCGTGAGGCTGGTGCTCGGCGGTGAGGGGTAA
- the rpe gene encoding ribulose-phosphate 3-epimerase has translation MKDFLIAPSILSADFARLGEDVANVLAAGADVVHFDVMDNHYVPNLTIGPMVCKALRDYGITAPIDVHLMVKPVDSLVPDFAKAGASIITFHPEASEHIDRTLGLIREQGCQAGLVFNPATPLSYLDYVMDKVDVILLMSVNPGFGGQSFIAGTLDKLREARRRINESGRNIRLEIDGGVKPDNIRDIAEAGADMFVAGSAIFGKPDYKAVIDEMRRELAAAHG, from the coding sequence ATGAAAGACTTTCTGATTGCTCCGTCCATTCTCTCCGCCGATTTTGCCCGCCTGGGGGAAGACGTGGCGAACGTGCTGGCAGCCGGTGCCGATGTGGTGCACTTCGATGTGATGGACAACCACTATGTGCCCAATCTGACCATTGGCCCCATGGTGTGCAAGGCCCTGCGTGACTACGGCATTACCGCACCCATCGACGTGCACCTGATGGTCAAGCCGGTCGACAGTCTGGTCCCCGATTTCGCCAAGGCCGGCGCGTCCATCATCACCTTTCATCCGGAAGCCTCCGAGCATATCGATCGCACCCTTGGGCTGATCCGCGAGCAGGGCTGCCAGGCCGGTCTGGTGTTCAACCCGGCCACGCCGCTCAGCTATCTCGACTATGTGATGGACAAGGTGGACGTCATTTTGCTGATGTCGGTCAACCCGGGCTTTGGCGGCCAGTCCTTTATCGCCGGCACCCTCGACAAGCTGCGTGAAGCCCGCCGCCGCATCAATGAAAGCGGTCGCAATATTCGCCTGGAAATCGACGGCGGTGTCAAGCCCGACAACATTCGCGACATCGCCGAAGCCGGCGCCGACATGTTTGTGGCCGGCTCCGCCATTTTCGGCAAACCCGACTACAAGGCGGTGATCGATGAAATGCGCCGGGAGCTGGCCGCCGCCCATGGCTGA
- a CDS encoding phosphoglycolate phosphatase, with protein sequence MADFELIQFDLDGTLIDSVPQLACAINEMLASLGYAAQPVSAVRHWVGNGADMLVQRALTAAAGQAPEAGQHRRARALFDEAYAGHADGALVFYPGVLDTLERLRAAGKRLALVTNKPYRFVPGILAAAGLADHFELALGGDSLAEKKPSPAPLLHVCERLDVSPARSLMVGDSENDVLAAKAAGMAVAALTYGYNYGRPIADSRPDWVLDEFAGLAGLLKL encoded by the coding sequence ATGGCTGACTTTGAGCTCATCCAGTTTGATCTCGACGGCACTCTGATCGACAGCGTGCCCCAGCTGGCCTGCGCCATCAACGAGATGCTGGCCAGCCTGGGGTACGCCGCCCAGCCGGTGAGCGCGGTGCGCCACTGGGTGGGCAACGGCGCCGACATGCTGGTGCAGCGGGCATTGACCGCCGCCGCGGGGCAGGCCCCCGAGGCCGGGCAGCACCGGCGTGCCCGCGCTCTCTTTGACGAGGCCTACGCCGGCCATGCCGACGGTGCCCTGGTGTTTTACCCCGGCGTGCTCGACACCCTTGAGCGGTTGCGCGCGGCGGGCAAACGCCTGGCCCTGGTCACCAACAAGCCCTACCGCTTCGTGCCCGGCATTCTGGCAGCGGCGGGGCTCGCCGACCATTTTGAGCTGGCTCTGGGCGGCGACAGCCTGGCCGAGAAAAAGCCCAGTCCGGCGCCGCTGCTGCATGTGTGCGAACGGCTGGATGTCAGCCCGGCCCGCAGCCTGATGGTGGGGGACTCGGAAAACGACGTGCTGGCGGCGAAGGCGGCGGGCATGGCGGTGGCGGCGCTCACCTACGGCTATAACTACGGCCGGCCCATTGCCGACAGCCGGCCCGACTGGGTGCTGGACGAGTTCGCCGGCCTCGCCGGGCTGCTCAAGCTTTAA
- the trpS gene encoding tryptophan--tRNA ligase: protein MAKPIVLSGAQPSGQLTIGNYMGALRQWVKMQQDYDCLYCIVDMHAITVRQEPQALRAACLDAAALYLAIGLDPEQSTIFIQSHVPEHAELAWVLNCYTQFGELSRMTQFKDKSSRYAENINAGLFTYPALMAADILLYQANQVPVGNDQKQHLELTRDIAYRFNQLYGDVFTVPEPFIPEDGARIMSLQDPTRKMSKSDDNANNFIGLLEDPKAITKKLKRAVTDSEDPPVVRFDTAEKPGVSNLLTLMAGASGRSIAELEQHFEGKMYGHLKTETAEAVLAMLAPIQQRFHELREDETELRRVLTLGADKARAKAVQTLDRVYDVIGFVPRVR, encoded by the coding sequence ATGGCTAAACCCATCGTACTCAGCGGTGCCCAGCCCTCGGGCCAGCTGACCATAGGCAACTACATGGGCGCGCTGCGCCAGTGGGTGAAAATGCAGCAGGACTACGACTGCCTGTATTGCATCGTGGACATGCACGCCATTACCGTGCGCCAGGAGCCGCAGGCCCTGCGCGCCGCCTGCCTGGACGCCGCCGCCCTCTATCTGGCCATTGGCCTGGATCCGGAGCAGAGCACCATTTTTATTCAGTCTCACGTGCCCGAGCACGCCGAGCTGGCCTGGGTGCTCAACTGCTACACCCAGTTCGGCGAACTGTCGCGCATGACCCAGTTCAAGGACAAGTCCAGCCGCTATGCCGAAAACATCAACGCCGGCCTGTTTACCTATCCGGCGCTGATGGCCGCCGACATTCTGTTGTATCAGGCCAATCAGGTGCCGGTGGGCAACGATCAGAAGCAGCACCTGGAGCTGACCCGGGACATCGCCTATCGCTTCAACCAGCTGTACGGTGACGTGTTCACCGTGCCCGAGCCCTTTATTCCCGAAGACGGCGCCCGCATCATGAGCCTGCAGGATCCCACCAGGAAGATGTCGAAGTCGGATGACAACGCCAACAACTTCATCGGTCTGCTGGAAGATCCCAAGGCGATCACCAAGAAGCTGAAGCGGGCCGTGACCGACTCCGAGGATCCGCCCGTGGTGCGTTTCGACACCGCGGAAAAGCCCGGCGTGTCCAACCTGCTGACCCTGATGGCCGGTGCCAGCGGCCGTTCCATTGCCGAGCTGGAGCAGCATTTTGAAGGCAAGATGTACGGCCACCTCAAGACCGAAACCGCCGAGGCGGTGCTGGCCATGCTTGCGCCCATTCAGCAGCGTTTTCACGAATTGCGGGAAGACGAAACCGAGCTGCGTCGCGTGCTGACGCTGGGCGCCGACAAGGCCCGGGCCAAGGCGGTGCAGACCCTCGACAGAGTGTATGATGTGATCGGCTTTGTGCCGCGGGTTCGCTGA
- a CDS encoding acetoacetate--CoA ligase has translation MSASVLWTPSPARVQQSLLHAFMKRLERELGLSFDDYAALHAWSVHYPDLFWHQLWRFAGIIGHRGSLTVANPGDAEHAIWFPEARLNVAENLLAHERVPLNEPAMIALTEGGTSRTLSWHQLQQQVAAVAAWLDQAGVQPGTVVAGFLPNLPETLVAMLATASLGAVWTSCSPDFGAEGVIERFGQTQPKVLFAADGYRYNGKAHDSRARAGAIMAAIPSLSHRVEVPCLNDAPSPEGITPWSEILASHAHAPLRFHSMPFNAPLYVLYSSGTTGKPKCMVHGAGGTLLNHIKEHQLHCDIQPRDRVFYFTTCGWMMWNWLVSALASGATLLLYDGAPFYPDAGRLWQWCSEQQVSLFGTSARYLEALEKSGLQPARTVHLGALRTLCSTGSPLAPEQFDFVYRHIKSELLLASISGGTDICGCFVLGNPLSPVYRGQCQGPGLGMDVRVFNDEGLAVTGEPGELVCCNAFPNRPLGFWNDADGSRYHNAYWARWPGVWHHGDFVTQTLEGGMVFHGRSDAVLNPGGVRIGTAEIYRQLARFEEIVESVVIGQRRGNDERLVLFVQPAPGHALTDELSEAIRTRLKEACSPRHVPALILAVNDVPRTRSGKLVELAVRDVVHHRPVKNLEALANPEALEQFKNRPELDL, from the coding sequence ATGAGTGCCTCTGTGCTGTGGACGCCTTCGCCCGCACGGGTGCAGCAAAGCCTGCTGCACGCCTTCATGAAACGGCTGGAGCGGGAGCTGGGGCTGTCATTTGACGACTACGCCGCCCTGCATGCCTGGTCGGTGCACTACCCCGATCTGTTCTGGCACCAGTTGTGGCGTTTTGCCGGCATCATCGGCCACCGGGGCAGCCTGACCGTGGCCAACCCCGGTGATGCCGAGCACGCGATCTGGTTTCCCGAGGCCCGGCTCAACGTTGCCGAAAACCTGCTGGCTCATGAGCGGGTACCTCTCAACGAGCCCGCGATGATCGCCCTCACCGAAGGCGGTACCTCACGCACCCTGAGCTGGCATCAGCTGCAGCAACAGGTGGCGGCGGTGGCGGCCTGGCTGGATCAGGCCGGCGTGCAGCCCGGCACCGTGGTGGCGGGCTTTCTGCCCAACCTGCCGGAAACCCTGGTGGCCATGCTGGCCACCGCCAGCCTGGGCGCGGTATGGACCTCCTGCTCGCCGGACTTCGGCGCCGAGGGGGTGATTGAGCGCTTTGGCCAGACTCAACCCAAAGTGCTGTTTGCCGCCGACGGCTACCGCTATAACGGCAAGGCCCACGACAGCCGTGCTCGCGCCGGCGCCATCATGGCGGCCATTCCCAGCCTCAGCCACCGCGTGGAAGTGCCCTGCCTGAACGACGCGCCTTCGCCCGAAGGCATCACGCCCTGGTCCGAGATACTGGCCAGCCATGCCCATGCGCCCCTTCGGTTTCATTCCATGCCCTTTAACGCGCCGCTGTATGTACTCTATTCCTCCGGCACCACCGGCAAGCCCAAGTGCATGGTGCACGGTGCCGGCGGCACCCTGCTCAACCATATCAAGGAGCACCAGCTGCACTGCGATATTCAGCCTCGGGATCGGGTGTTTTATTTCACCACCTGCGGCTGGATGATGTGGAACTGGCTGGTCTCGGCACTGGCCTCTGGCGCCACCCTGCTGCTTTACGACGGCGCCCCCTTTTATCCCGACGCCGGCCGGCTGTGGCAATGGTGCAGCGAGCAGCAGGTCAGCCTGTTCGGCACCTCGGCCAGGTATCTGGAAGCGCTGGAAAAGTCCGGCCTGCAGCCGGCCCGGACAGTGCACCTGGGGGCGCTGCGTACCCTGTGCTCCACCGGCTCACCGCTGGCGCCGGAGCAGTTCGATTTCGTCTACCGGCACATCAAAAGCGAACTGTTGCTGGCCTCCATTTCCGGCGGCACCGACATTTGCGGCTGCTTTGTGCTCGGCAACCCCCTCAGCCCGGTATACCGGGGCCAGTGCCAGGGGCCGGGACTGGGCATGGACGTGCGGGTATTTAATGACGAAGGCCTGGCCGTTACCGGCGAGCCGGGCGAGCTGGTGTGTTGCAATGCCTTTCCCAACCGGCCGCTGGGCTTCTGGAACGACGCCGACGGCAGTCGCTACCACAATGCCTACTGGGCGCGCTGGCCCGGGGTATGGCATCACGGCGATTTTGTGACCCAAACCCTCGAAGGCGGCATGGTGTTTCACGGCCGCTCCGATGCGGTGCTCAACCCGGGGGGGGTACGCATCGGCACCGCCGAAATTTACCGCCAGCTGGCGCGCTTTGAGGAAATCGTCGAGTCGGTGGTGATCGGCCAGCGCCGGGGCAATGACGAGCGCCTGGTGCTGTTTGTGCAGCCGGCACCGGGCCATGCATTGACGGATGAGCTGAGTGAGGCCATTCGCACACGGCTGAAAGAAGCCTGCTCGCCCCGCCATGTGCCGGCGCTGATCCTGGCGGTGAATGATGTGCCCCGCACCCGCTCGGGCAAGCTGGTGGAGCTGGCGGTGCGCGACGTGGTGCATCACCGGCCGGTGAAAAACCTGGAAGCGCTGGCCAACCCGGAAGCGCTGGAACAGTTTAAAAACCGGCCGGAGCTGGATTTGTAG
- a CDS encoding fumarylacetoacetate hydrolase family protein: MKLASLKQGRDGSLVVVSRDLRRACSAEGVAPTLQAALDHWDECERPLRALYQQLNRNGHQHAFDFHPEACAAPLPRAYQWADGSAYVSHIELVRKARGAEMPPNFWSDPLMYQGMSDGFLGPRDDIALADEAWGIDFEGEVAVITADVPMGTGERHTLPYVRLLMLVNDVSLRNLIPAELAKGFGFFQSKPATSCSPVAVTPDELGHHWHQGRVQHRLQVSLNGTLFGAPHAGTDMTFGFDRLIAHACLSRRLGAGTIIGSGTVSNRDETTGACCIAERRTREIISTGSASTPFMRFGDRVRLEMLDDDGHSIFGAIDQQLVRYRGPAA, translated from the coding sequence GTGAAACTGGCCTCACTCAAGCAAGGACGCGATGGCAGCCTGGTGGTGGTGTCCCGGGATCTGCGCCGGGCCTGCAGCGCCGAGGGGGTGGCTCCCACCCTGCAGGCCGCTCTCGACCACTGGGACGAATGCGAGCGGCCCCTGCGCGCCCTTTACCAGCAACTGAACCGGAACGGGCACCAGCACGCCTTTGACTTCCATCCCGAGGCCTGCGCCGCGCCCCTGCCCCGGGCCTATCAGTGGGCCGACGGCAGTGCCTATGTCAGCCATATCGAGCTGGTGCGCAAGGCCAGGGGCGCCGAGATGCCGCCCAACTTCTGGAGCGATCCGCTGATGTACCAGGGCATGTCCGACGGCTTTCTCGGCCCTCGCGACGACATTGCCCTGGCCGACGAAGCCTGGGGCATCGACTTTGAAGGGGAAGTGGCGGTGATCACCGCTGATGTGCCCATGGGCACCGGGGAACGCCACACCCTGCCTTATGTGCGGCTGCTGATGCTGGTGAACGACGTATCGCTGCGTAATCTGATCCCGGCGGAGCTGGCCAAGGGCTTTGGCTTTTTCCAGTCCAAGCCCGCCACCTCCTGCTCGCCGGTGGCGGTCACTCCCGACGAGCTGGGCCACCACTGGCACCAGGGCCGGGTGCAGCACCGGCTGCAGGTTAGCCTGAATGGCACCCTGTTCGGCGCCCCCCATGCCGGCACCGACATGACCTTTGGCTTTGACCGGCTGATTGCCCATGCCTGCCTGAGCCGGCGGCTGGGCGCCGGCACCATCATCGGCTCGGGCACCGTCTCCAACCGGGATGAAACCACCGGCGCCTGCTGCATTGCCGAGCGCCGCACCCGTGAAATCATCAGCACCGGCAGCGCCAGCACTCCCTTTATGCGCTTTGGCGATCGGGTTCGCCTGGAAATGCTCGACGACGACGGTCACTCCATTTTCGGCGCCATCGATCAGCAACTGGTACGCTACCGGGGGCCGGCGGCATGA
- a CDS encoding homogentisate 1,2-dioxygenase: protein MKDRVSFPLQEGEYARQAHCDLPAGSFEREIGKDGFFGPASHMYHRHPPTGWSQWDGPLRPRALDTNRLPTPGPSPWDAAPLLYNERLSLRLWCCRTAMDHLVRNGDGDDCLFVHRGRGVLFCDYGRLPFREGDYLVLPRATSWRIEPAEPVTLLMIEATHGSYRLADRGPAGRHAIFDPGVLDHPHLDDEFARQAEAPGEWQVRLKARGQLNTITYPFNPLDAIGWKGDLTVLRLNWRDIRPLMSHRYHLPPSAHSTWVADDFVICTFVPRPMESDPGALKVPFFHNNDDYDEVIFYHQGNFFSRDNIDAGMITWHPCGFTHGPHPKALAAGNQASRRETDEVAVMIDSRQPLHLAELPPGVENTDYVHSWQGATQAT from the coding sequence ATGAAAGACAGAGTGTCCTTTCCCCTGCAGGAAGGGGAGTACGCGCGCCAGGCCCACTGCGACCTGCCCGCCGGCAGCTTTGAACGGGAAATCGGCAAGGACGGGTTCTTTGGCCCGGCCAGCCACATGTATCACCGTCATCCACCCACCGGCTGGAGCCAGTGGGACGGACCGCTGCGCCCCCGCGCCCTCGACACCAACCGGCTGCCCACGCCGGGGCCTTCGCCCTGGGATGCCGCCCCGCTGCTCTATAACGAACGCCTGAGCCTTCGCCTGTGGTGCTGCCGGACCGCCATGGATCACCTGGTGCGCAACGGCGACGGCGACGACTGCCTGTTTGTGCACCGGGGCCGCGGCGTGCTGTTCTGCGACTATGGCCGGCTGCCCTTCCGTGAAGGGGACTATCTGGTGCTGCCCCGCGCCACCAGCTGGCGCATTGAGCCCGCCGAGCCGGTCACCCTGCTGATGATCGAGGCCACCCATGGCAGCTACCGGCTGGCCGATCGGGGCCCGGCGGGGCGCCATGCCATTTTTGATCCCGGTGTGCTGGATCATCCGCACCTCGACGACGAGTTTGCCCGCCAGGCCGAAGCCCCCGGCGAGTGGCAGGTCAGGCTCAAGGCCCGGGGGCAACTGAACACCATCACCTATCCGTTCAATCCGCTGGACGCCATTGGCTGGAAGGGGGATCTCACCGTACTCAGGCTCAACTGGCGGGACATACGGCCGCTGATGAGCCACCGCTATCACCTGCCACCCTCGGCCCACAGCACCTGGGTGGCCGACGACTTCGTGATCTGCACCTTTGTGCCCCGCCCCATGGAGTCGGACCCCGGCGCGCTCAAGGTGCCCTTTTTCCACAATAACGACGATTACGACGAGGTGATCTTTTATCACCAGGGCAACTTTTTCAGCCGCGACAATATCGACGCCGGCATGATCACCTGGCACCCCTGCGGCTTTACCCATGGCCCCCATCCCAAGGCCCTGGCCGCCGGCAACCAGGCCAGCCGCCGCGAAACCGATGAGGTGGCGGTGATGATCGACAGCCGTCAGCCCCTGCACCTGGCCGAACTGCCGCCGGGGGTGGAAAACACCGATTATGTGCATTCCTGGCAAGGTGCGACTCAAGCCACATAG
- a CDS encoding MarR family winged helix-turn-helix transcriptional regulator, which translates to MDDKDEFELERFLPYKLMQVAERVSSELAVFYRKEFGITRPEWRLLAVLGQGKARIARELVELTCMDKVKVSRALQGLEDKGVIRRSPSPGDQRAARIALTREGLALYRRMVPRVLEWEARLAQGLPESDTRALLGSLNLLLERLDRM; encoded by the coding sequence ATGGATGACAAGGACGAGTTTGAACTGGAACGCTTTCTTCCCTACAAACTGATGCAGGTGGCGGAGCGGGTGAGCAGCGAGCTGGCGGTGTTTTACCGCAAGGAATTCGGCATTACCCGGCCCGAATGGCGGCTGCTGGCGGTGCTGGGTCAGGGCAAGGCCCGCATAGCCCGCGAGCTGGTCGAGCTGACCTGCATGGACAAGGTCAAGGTATCGCGGGCGCTGCAGGGGCTGGAAGACAAGGGGGTGATTCGGCGCAGCCCCAGCCCCGGGGATCAGCGCGCTGCCCGCATTGCCCTGACCCGGGAGGGCCTGGCGTTGTATCGGCGCATGGTCCCCAGAGTGCTGGAATGGGAGGCCCGGCTGGCTCAGGGGTTGCCGGAGAGCGACACCCGTGCCCTGCTCGGCTCTCTGAATCTGCTGTTGGAGCGGCTGGATCGCATGTAA